In a genomic window of Candidatus Zymogenaceae bacterium:
- a CDS encoding DUF4268 domain-containing protein yields SKDQIEREFGDTLEWSCVEGRIVCAIFKEIPDGGYGDPEDTWPGIYSKMVDTMIRLEKALRPHIKNS; encoded by the coding sequence AATCAAAGGATCAAATTGAGAGAGAATTCGGTGATACGCTTGAATGGAGTTGTGTCGAAGGTAGAATTGTGTGTGCAATATTTAAAGAAATACCTGATGGAGGTTACGGTGATCCAGAAGATACCTGGCCAGGAATATATTCTAAGATGGTGGATACAATGATTCGGCTAGAAAAAGCTTTGAGACCTCATATAAAAAATTCGTAA
- a CDS encoding serine hydrolase produces the protein MKALNVIGKILLGIAALIVLFLLVLSIIYSPGYIARYVAWNFSDIGDSRRFPDREIANDPPAFTFPVDLREDELNALVSDRPFEDASGVYVINDLDRFLEENDTTSFIVIKDDIIIYEKYFNGYTRDSVNTSFSVAKSVTSILVGVAVDEGLITSVEDPIVAYLPELEGKGAGDVTIRDLLLMSSGFQYKEGDLPWSDDPRNYYSRDVKSLALKKVIVEEPPGVHFLYNTYHPVYLGMILERVTGTTVSDYLEQKIWTKIGMEYPASWSMDSEKYGFEKMESGLNARSIDFAKLGRLFLNLGMYDGEQIISKRWVLESTLPMEYEPIGYYTDIESWSNDIFTDGTGYYKYQWWGFINPDGTYDYYAQGHLGQIIYVSPAKGVIIVRNGSSGGAVKYWANICREIAGRL, from the coding sequence ATGAAAGCCCTGAACGTGATTGGGAAGATTCTTCTCGGCATTGCGGCGCTGATTGTTCTGTTTCTCCTGGTCCTGTCGATAATCTATTCCCCCGGGTATATCGCCCGGTACGTCGCCTGGAATTTCTCGGACATCGGTGACTCCCGTCGATTCCCCGATCGAGAGATCGCCAACGACCCCCCCGCCTTCACTTTTCCCGTAGACCTCAGGGAAGATGAGCTGAACGCCCTGGTCTCAGACCGCCCGTTCGAGGACGCAAGCGGCGTCTATGTCATCAATGATCTGGATCGATTTCTCGAAGAGAACGACACCACCTCGTTCATCGTCATCAAGGACGACATCATTATTTACGAGAAGTACTTCAACGGGTACACGCGGGACTCCGTCAACACCTCCTTTTCCGTGGCAAAATCCGTGACCTCGATTCTCGTGGGCGTCGCCGTCGACGAGGGCCTCATCACGAGCGTCGAGGACCCCATCGTCGCCTACCTGCCGGAGCTTGAGGGGAAAGGCGCGGGCGACGTGACCATCCGGGATCTTCTCCTGATGTCCTCGGGATTTCAATACAAAGAGGGGGACCTCCCCTGGAGCGACGATCCCCGAAACTACTACAGCCGGGACGTGAAAAGCCTGGCCCTGAAAAAGGTGATTGTGGAAGAGCCGCCGGGGGTCCACTTCCTCTACAACACCTACCACCCCGTGTACCTGGGCATGATCCTGGAGCGGGTCACCGGCACGACCGTTTCAGACTATCTTGAGCAAAAGATCTGGACGAAGATCGGCATGGAGTATCCGGCCTCGTGGAGCATGGACAGCGAGAAATACGGCTTCGAGAAGATGGAGAGCGGCCTCAACGCCCGCTCCATCGACTTCGCCAAGCTCGGCAGGCTCTTTCTGAACCTGGGGATGTACGACGGTGAGCAGATCATCTCGAAACGCTGGGTGCTGGAGTCCACGCTGCCGATGGAATACGAGCCCATCGGCTACTATACCGATATCGAGTCGTGGAGCAACGACATCTTCACCGACGGCACCGGGTATTATAAGTACCAATGGTGGGGATTCATCAACCCGGACGGCACGTATGACTACTACGCCCAGGGACACCTGGGACAGATCATCTACGTCTCTCCGGCGAAGGGTGTCATCATCGTCAGAAACGGATCGTCCGGGGGTGCTGTAAAATACTGGGCGAACATCTGCCGGGAGATCGCGGGGAGGTTGTAA
- a CDS encoding sulfatase, translating into MPRRTFLTAAGTLAVSLSLPGWARGFSAARRPNIVLIVTDDLGWADPGCYGSIFHETPNIDRLAAQGIRFTDAYSASPVCSPTRAAIMTGRNPARLGIDNWIAANLPQRFFQHIVPFMRTGHPDCIDGDNPKSLRQPHNEDHLPLEEVTVAEVMKDAGYATFFTGKWHLGEEDYYPDRQGFDVNLGGTEWGQPPSGYFSPYKIDTLPDGPEGEYLTDRLNDEAVGFIKTHADAPFFMMISHYAVHTPLMGTDELVKKYEAKRSALPVGDSIAEIDGVTTRIVQDDPVYAAMLESVDRGVGMITDTLDEMGIADNTLVIFTSDNGGLSTRTTVTSNEPLRYGKGWLFEGGIRVPLIVRGPGVGRPGTVSDTPAHSCDLFPTILEAAGLDLRPDLHKDGESLMPVVSDTGDVAREALYWHFPHYHSDGHRPSGAIRKGNMKLIHFFESDRARFYDLAADIGETHDLAAERPDEAARLLKMLSAWQKEVNARMV; encoded by the coding sequence ATGCCGCGACGAACTTTCCTGACGGCGGCGGGGACGCTGGCCGTCTCCCTGTCGCTCCCCGGCTGGGCCAGGGGATTCTCCGCCGCACGCCGGCCCAATATTGTTCTGATCGTCACCGACGATCTGGGATGGGCCGATCCGGGGTGCTACGGCAGCATCTTTCATGAGACGCCGAACATTGACCGGTTGGCGGCCCAGGGCATCCGCTTTACCGACGCATACAGCGCCAGCCCCGTCTGCTCCCCCACCCGGGCCGCGATCATGACCGGCAGAAATCCCGCGCGCCTCGGCATCGACAACTGGATCGCCGCGAACCTCCCCCAGAGGTTCTTCCAGCACATCGTCCCCTTCATGCGCACCGGCCATCCGGACTGCATCGACGGCGACAATCCGAAATCCCTCAGGCAGCCCCATAATGAAGATCACCTCCCCCTGGAGGAGGTCACCGTCGCGGAGGTCATGAAAGACGCGGGATACGCCACGTTTTTCACCGGGAAGTGGCACCTGGGAGAAGAGGACTACTACCCGGACCGGCAGGGATTCGACGTCAACCTGGGGGGTACCGAGTGGGGTCAGCCCCCGTCCGGATACTTCTCCCCCTATAAGATCGACACCCTCCCCGACGGCCCCGAGGGGGAATACCTGACAGACCGCCTGAACGATGAGGCGGTCGGCTTCATCAAAACCCACGCGGACGCCCCCTTCTTCATGATGATCTCCCACTATGCCGTGCACACGCCGCTCATGGGGACGGATGAGCTGGTGAAGAAATATGAGGCGAAGCGCTCGGCTTTGCCTGTGGGCGATTCGATTGCGGAGATAGACGGCGTCACCACCCGGATCGTCCAGGATGACCCGGTCTACGCCGCGATGCTCGAGAGCGTGGATAGAGGCGTGGGGATGATTACCGACACCCTCGACGAGATGGGGATAGCCGACAACACGCTGGTGATCTTCACCTCCGACAACGGGGGGCTCTCCACCCGCACCACCGTCACCTCCAACGAGCCGCTCCGCTACGGCAAGGGGTGGCTCTTTGAGGGGGGCATCCGGGTGCCGCTGATCGTCCGGGGGCCGGGGGTGGGGCGTCCCGGGACTGTCTCGGACACTCCCGCCCACTCGTGCGATCTCTTCCCCACGATCCTCGAGGCGGCGGGGCTTGATCTTCGGCCCGACCTCCACAAAGATGGGGAGAGCCTGATGCCGGTCGTCTCCGATACGGGAGACGTTGCCCGGGAGGCGCTCTACTGGCACTTTCCCCATTATCATTCCGACGGCCACCGTCCCTCCGGGGCGATCAGGAAAGGGAACATGAAGCTGATCCACTTCTTCGAGAGCGACCGGGCGCGGTTCTATGACCTGGCGGCGGACATCGGCGAGACACACGACCTCGCCGCCGAAAGGCCGGATGAGGCGGCCCGTCTCCTTAAGATGCTTTCCGCGTGGCAAAAGGAGGTCAACGCCCGGATGGTGTAA
- the coaBC gene encoding bifunctional phosphopantothenoylcysteine decarboxylase/phosphopantothenate--cysteine ligase CoaBC, whose product MTEKKEQAKNIILGVTGGIAAYKACELTRLLVKNGFSVHVIMTKNAREFVTPLSFSTLSGNPVAYEMFAGGAPESVEHIDLAGDADLLVVAPATANIIGKVANGIADDMLSTVIMATLAPVVFCPAMNVNMYDNPVTLSNIKKLSDLGYRFVEPGEGFLACGWEGKGRLAEPSDILAVVNDIFDRKDLAGLKIMVTAGPTRESIDPVRFISNHSSGKMGYAIAERARARGAQVLLISGPSSLTPPWGVELVEVVSAAEMADTVKDRFRDVDVVIKAAAVADITPANISRHKLKKDECGDVIALSRTEDILKNLGEMKGDKILVGFAAETTDLVKNAKAKLKNKNLDIIVANDLTRSDSGFNADTNAVRIFDRDGTDEILPVMSKEKVADEILTRVQKKTVPWKKKKEK is encoded by the coding sequence ATGACTGAGAAAAAGGAACAGGCGAAAAACATCATTCTCGGGGTGACCGGGGGCATCGCGGCATACAAGGCGTGCGAGCTAACCCGGCTTTTGGTGAAGAATGGTTTTTCCGTGCATGTCATTATGACTAAAAACGCACGGGAGTTTGTTACCCCCCTGTCGTTTTCCACCCTTTCGGGAAATCCGGTGGCGTATGAGATGTTCGCCGGAGGCGCCCCGGAGTCCGTCGAGCACATCGATCTGGCCGGCGATGCGGACCTGCTGGTGGTGGCTCCGGCCACGGCGAATATCATCGGCAAGGTGGCAAACGGCATCGCCGATGACATGCTCTCCACCGTCATCATGGCGACGCTCGCGCCGGTGGTTTTTTGCCCGGCCATGAACGTCAACATGTACGACAATCCCGTCACCCTCTCCAACATCAAGAAACTCAGTGATTTGGGCTATCGCTTCGTGGAGCCGGGGGAGGGATTTTTGGCCTGCGGCTGGGAGGGGAAGGGGAGGCTCGCGGAGCCTTCGGACATCCTGGCCGTCGTAAACGATATATTCGACAGAAAGGACCTGGCGGGATTGAAGATCATGGTCACCGCCGGTCCCACCCGGGAGTCCATCGATCCGGTGCGATTTATCTCCAACCATTCCAGCGGGAAAATGGGATACGCGATCGCCGAGCGGGCCCGGGCCCGGGGCGCGCAGGTGCTGTTGATATCCGGCCCATCGTCCCTGACGCCCCCCTGGGGGGTGGAGCTGGTGGAGGTGGTGAGCGCCGCCGAAATGGCGGATACGGTCAAAGACCGGTTCCGTGATGTGGACGTGGTCATAAAGGCCGCCGCCGTGGCGGATATTACGCCGGCGAATATTTCCCGACACAAGCTCAAGAAGGACGAATGCGGCGACGTCATCGCGCTTTCCCGCACGGAGGATATTCTGAAAAACCTCGGGGAGATGAAGGGGGACAAGATCTTGGTCGGATTCGCCGCGGAGACGACGGATCTTGTGAAAAACGCAAAGGCCAAGCTTAAAAACAAAAACCTGGATATCATCGTGGCCAACGACCTGACCAGATCGGATTCGGGCTTCAACGCCGATACGAATGCCGTGAGGATTTTCGACCGGGACGGCACCGACGAAATCCTGCCGGTGATGTCCAAGGAAAAGGTGGCCGACGAGATTTTGACCCGGGTGCAAAAAAAGACGGTCCCGTGGAAAAAGAAGAAAGAAAAGTAG
- a CDS encoding uracil-DNA glycosylase: MEYLSRSGVTHLPVKNGGGLSAPRVLDTPSPTGREASRSDDVTDRAFLLEAVQEELGDCRRCKLCEGRTNIVFGQGNPDAVLMFVGEGPGRDEDIQGIPFVGRAGQLLTKIIEAIDLAREDVYIGNIIKCRPPKNRDPEPDEVNACMPFLMKQIEAIHPQIICTLGAVATRNLLGIKTPVSKIRGSFQRLDRAGGVMVMPTFHPAYLLRDPSKKRDAWEDMKKVRDLYKTFI; encoded by the coding sequence TTGGAATATCTCTCTCGCTCCGGCGTCACCCATCTGCCGGTGAAAAATGGCGGTGGATTATCGGCCCCACGGGTTTTGGATACCCCTTCGCCGACGGGGAGGGAGGCTTCCCGTTCCGATGACGTGACCGATCGTGCGTTTCTATTGGAAGCGGTGCAGGAAGAGCTGGGGGACTGCCGCCGGTGCAAGCTGTGTGAGGGGCGCACGAATATTGTGTTTGGCCAGGGCAATCCCGACGCCGTATTGATGTTCGTGGGAGAGGGGCCGGGCAGAGACGAGGACATCCAGGGCATCCCGTTTGTGGGGAGGGCCGGGCAGCTTTTGACAAAGATTATCGAGGCGATAGATCTGGCGAGAGAGGACGTCTACATCGGCAATATCATCAAGTGCCGACCGCCGAAAAACCGCGACCCGGAGCCGGATGAAGTCAACGCGTGCATGCCGTTTTTGATGAAACAGATCGAGGCGATTCACCCCCAGATTATCTGCACGCTGGGGGCGGTGGCGACACGAAACCTTCTGGGAATCAAGACCCCGGTGTCGAAAATCAGGGGCAGCTTTCAGCGCCTCGATCGCGCCGGGGGCGTGATGGTCATGCCGACCTTTCACCCGGCGTATCTGCTCAGGGATCCCTCGAAGAAGCGGGACGCGTGGGAGGACATGAAGAAAGTCAGAGACCTCTATAAGACCTTTATATAA